A window from bacterium encodes these proteins:
- a CDS encoding phosphatidate cytidylyltransferase, which translates to MVGDGTDPPPELDHEEAGDQPADSEGSPPESEEFTDRDYIRSTTREYKGLAEAVARAGEEEVEQSAVAASIPGVGTSVVGFEDVTGVEEEDPEHIEQIDRARRSELALRIATGLAAVAVFFGSLYAGPLWVTLFVSLLILVAVAEFYQAVRRVGFTPLAFIGLPGAAAVMYVAWDSGPAAVGGVLAAVILLSGLFFVLAGRNYPLANIGVTVLGVAWAPVLASFAVPIFRSPQAWGLTTALVVLTALNDIAAFSYGRTLGKRRMAPNLSPNKTVEGFLGATVITVLAGVVIGRFGLLEPLTLHSGIALAAGISVFGPMGDLAESAVKRSIDIKDMGSSLPGHGGVLDRLDAFMFAIPTAYLVYLWFGYL; encoded by the coding sequence ATGGTTGGTGACGGCACCGATCCGCCCCCCGAGTTGGACCATGAAGAGGCTGGGGATCAGCCTGCCGACTCCGAGGGCTCTCCTCCGGAGTCCGAAGAGTTCACCGACCGCGACTACATCCGATCCACCACCCGCGAATACAAGGGCCTGGCCGAAGCGGTAGCCCGCGCGGGCGAGGAGGAGGTCGAGCAGTCGGCGGTGGCGGCCTCGATCCCGGGGGTCGGCACCAGCGTGGTCGGCTTCGAGGATGTGACCGGAGTCGAGGAGGAAGACCCGGAGCACATCGAGCAGATCGACCGGGCCCGCCGCTCCGAGTTGGCGCTCCGGATCGCCACCGGCCTGGCTGCGGTGGCTGTCTTCTTCGGGTCCCTGTATGCGGGACCGCTGTGGGTCACCCTGTTCGTCAGCCTCCTGATCCTGGTCGCCGTGGCGGAGTTCTACCAGGCGGTCCGCCGGGTCGGTTTCACGCCCCTGGCCTTCATCGGCCTACCAGGGGCCGCGGCGGTCATGTACGTGGCGTGGGACTCCGGGCCCGCCGCGGTGGGCGGGGTGCTGGCAGCCGTGATCCTGCTGTCGGGCCTGTTCTTCGTGTTGGCCGGACGGAACTATCCGCTGGCCAACATCGGGGTCACGGTCCTCGGCGTGGCCTGGGCGCCGGTCCTGGCCTCCTTCGCGGTCCCGATCTTCCGGTCTCCCCAAGCTTGGGGCTTGACGACTGCCCTGGTGGTGTTGACCGCTCTCAACGACATTGCCGCCTTTTCCTACGGTCGCACGCTCGGAAAACGCCGCATGGCACCCAACCTCTCACCCAACAAGACCGTGGAAGGGTTCCTCGGCGCCACCGTCATCACCGTGCTGGCGGGGGTCGTGATCGGGAGGTTCGGGCTGCTGGAGCCGCTTACCCTGCATTCCGGCATCGCTCTGGCCGCGGGAATCAGCGTGTTCGGACCCATGGGCGACCTGGCAGAGTCGGCGGTGAAGCGGTCCATCGACATCAAGGACATGGGTAGCAGCCTGCCCGGCCATGGTGGGGTGCTGGATCGGCTGGACGCCTTCATGTTCGCGATTCCTACCGCCTATCTGGTGTATCTCTGGTTCGGATACCTGTGA
- the dxr gene encoding 1-deoxy-D-xylulose-5-phosphate reductoisomerase translates to MRPVVVLGATGSIGRQTLEVADRLGVPVAGLAARRAGDDLARLADRYPPATVVAVAPDPDGHDRFRRHYGDRYASGPGALVEMAQHPGSVVVNGVVGSAGLEASIAGLEAGNRLALANKESLVVGGELVMSAARHGELIPVDSEHSALFQCMVGERIPEVSRLVLTASGGPFRGRDRERLRHVGVEEALAHPTWNMGPRITIDSATLVNKGLEVIEAHFLFGLAFEKVDVVVHPQSIVHSLVEFVDGSLKAHLGVTDMRIPIQYALTYPQRAPGSLPRFDLTRSDLTFEAVDRHAFPALDLAYAAGRAGGTVPAAFNAADEVAVAAFLERRIGFLDIPAVIAEVLEGHEVMEATSVEVVVEADRAARTAARAAVERR, encoded by the coding sequence GTGAGACCCGTTGTCGTCCTGGGGGCGACGGGGTCGATCGGTCGCCAGACACTCGAAGTAGCGGACCGCCTCGGTGTCCCGGTGGCAGGACTCGCCGCGCGACGGGCAGGGGACGACCTGGCGCGGTTGGCCGACCGTTACCCGCCGGCCACCGTGGTGGCGGTGGCGCCCGACCCGGACGGCCATGACCGCTTCCGCCGGCATTACGGCGACCGCTACGCCTCGGGCCCCGGCGCCCTGGTGGAGATGGCGCAGCATCCCGGTTCGGTAGTCGTCAACGGGGTGGTGGGGTCGGCGGGTCTCGAAGCGTCCATCGCCGGGCTGGAGGCGGGAAACCGTCTCGCCCTGGCCAACAAGGAGAGCCTGGTCGTGGGCGGTGAACTGGTGATGTCGGCCGCCCGCCACGGTGAGTTGATTCCGGTCGATTCGGAGCACTCAGCGCTGTTCCAGTGCATGGTGGGGGAGCGGATTCCCGAAGTCTCCCGCCTGGTGCTGACCGCTTCGGGCGGTCCCTTTCGAGGCAGGGACCGGGAGCGGTTGCGCCATGTGGGAGTCGAAGAGGCGCTGGCCCATCCCACCTGGAACATGGGACCCCGGATAACCATCGACTCGGCCACACTGGTGAACAAGGGCTTGGAGGTGATCGAGGCCCACTTCCTGTTCGGTCTGGCTTTCGAGAAGGTGGATGTGGTGGTACATCCACAGAGCATCGTCCACTCGCTGGTGGAGTTCGTGGACGGATCGCTGAAGGCCCATCTGGGTGTCACCGACATGCGGATCCCGATCCAGTACGCACTCACGTATCCGCAACGCGCTCCGGGCAGCCTTCCCCGGTTCGACCTGACGCGTTCCGACCTGACCTTCGAGGCTGTCGACCGCCACGCCTTTCCCGCGCTCGACCTCGCCTATGCCGCAGGAAGGGCGGGAGGAACCGTCCCGGCGGCCTTCAACGCCGCAGACGAGGTGGCTGTGGCCGCCTTCCTGGAGCGGCGTATCGGGTTCCTCGATATTCCCGCCGTGATCGCCGAGGTACTCGAGGGTCATGAGGTAATGGAGGCGACCTCGGTCGAGGTGGTGGTCGAAGCCGATCGGGCTGCCCGGACAGCCGCTCGCGCCGCAGTGGAGCGCCGGTAG
- a CDS encoding M50 family metallopeptidase, whose protein sequence is MVGGIMMVVAISAFIVVHEAGHYWAARATGMKATEFFLGFGPRLWSFRRGETEFGVKALLFGGYVRIAGMSIGERVDPVDAGRAYREQPFWKKSVVVLSGVTLNLVTAYLLLFGLFWYSGAAELTTAVERVSPEISPGVPSPAAVAGVLDGDVMTAIDGVALDGWEQAVQLIMSRPGETVTLDIVRDGRSRSLTATLGSYHPQTGEAVGFLGVSPVARRVSIGPITAAGRAAVAEWAIVSGALDAIARIVRPGSLLELGGVLAGQSDVPEEIRPVSPIGLVRIGSQASEVGIGNIVFILAVVNVTLALFNSVPLYPLDGGHFAVALYEKVTGRRVDHRNLVPIAALVVLFMLFLGLVAIVLDIVNPLTL, encoded by the coding sequence TTGGTCGGCGGAATAATGATGGTGGTGGCCATCTCGGCGTTCATCGTCGTGCACGAGGCCGGCCATTACTGGGCAGCCCGCGCCACCGGGATGAAGGCCACCGAGTTCTTCCTCGGCTTCGGGCCTCGGCTGTGGTCCTTCCGCCGCGGCGAGACCGAATTCGGCGTGAAGGCGCTCCTGTTCGGCGGCTATGTGAGGATCGCCGGCATGAGTATCGGCGAGAGGGTCGACCCGGTCGACGCGGGCCGCGCCTACCGGGAGCAGCCCTTCTGGAAGAAGTCGGTGGTGGTCCTCTCCGGGGTGACGCTCAACCTCGTGACCGCCTACCTGCTGCTGTTCGGTCTGTTCTGGTACTCCGGCGCCGCCGAGTTGACCACCGCCGTGGAAAGGGTCAGCCCCGAGATATCCCCTGGCGTGCCCAGTCCGGCAGCCGTGGCCGGCGTGCTGGACGGAGACGTCATGACCGCTATCGACGGCGTAGCCCTGGACGGTTGGGAACAGGCCGTGCAGCTGATCATGAGCCGCCCCGGCGAGACCGTGACGTTGGATATCGTCCGCGACGGCCGTTCTCGCTCCCTTACGGCCACCCTCGGCTCGTACCATCCCCAGACCGGTGAGGCGGTCGGCTTCCTAGGCGTCTCACCCGTGGCGCGGCGGGTCTCGATCGGGCCCATCACGGCCGCCGGACGGGCGGCCGTGGCGGAGTGGGCGATCGTCTCCGGCGCACTGGACGCCATCGCACGCATCGTTCGACCCGGATCGCTGCTCGAGCTGGGCGGGGTGCTGGCCGGGCAGAGCGACGTTCCCGAAGAGATCCGGCCGGTCAGTCCCATCGGTCTGGTCAGGATCGGAAGCCAGGCGTCGGAGGTGGGCATCGGCAACATCGTCTTCATCCTGGCGGTGGTGAACGTCACCCTGGCCCTGTTCAACAGCGTGCCCCTGTACCCGTTGGACGGCGGGCATTTCGCGGTGGCGCTCTACGAGAAGGTCACGGGCCGGCGGGTGGATCACCGCAACCTGGTCCCCATCGCCGCCTTGGTGGTCCTGTTCATGCTGTTCCTAGGCCTGGTGGCGATCGTCCTCGACATCGTGAACCCGCTGACTTTGTAG
- the ispG gene encoding flavodoxin-dependent (E)-4-hydroxy-3-methylbut-2-enyl-diphosphate synthase — MAHREGTRQIHVGRVPVGGGAPVSVQSMTTTKTADVDGTLAQVYALAGAGADIVRITCNDVAAAEGLAEIVPRSPVPIIADIHYQYRLALAALEAGVQGLRLNPGNIRKPDQIRAVARDAKDRGIPIRVGVNAGSLDRDLMRRYGSATPEALVASALKEIEYLAEEDFHDIKISVKHSHVPSMVDSYRLLADTVGFPLHLGVTEAGPPPGGLIKSVAGIATLLLEGIGDTIRFSLTADPVEEAKAGRQLLEYLDLRERTGLDLIACPSCGRAEVDVLEVAQAAQARLEEAKLPIQVAVMGCVVNGPGEAREADLGIAAGRGRGHLFIKGKVVRVVPETEMVEALLDEARKLVAEGVEARIAAADDRAADLAAQDRQVLIDIQGDANRSAARRAAVADVAAR, encoded by the coding sequence ATGGCTCACCGCGAAGGAACCAGGCAGATTCACGTGGGTCGCGTCCCGGTGGGGGGTGGCGCTCCGGTCTCGGTGCAGTCGATGACCACCACCAAGACCGCCGACGTGGACGGCACCCTGGCCCAGGTCTATGCCCTGGCGGGCGCCGGCGCCGACATCGTCCGCATCACCTGCAACGATGTCGCCGCCGCCGAGGGGCTGGCCGAGATCGTCCCTCGCTCGCCGGTGCCGATCATCGCCGACATCCATTACCAGTACCGCCTGGCCCTCGCGGCTCTCGAAGCCGGCGTGCAGGGCTTGCGACTCAACCCGGGCAACATCCGGAAGCCGGATCAGATCCGCGCGGTGGCTCGCGACGCCAAGGACCGGGGAATCCCGATCCGGGTGGGCGTCAACGCCGGCAGCCTGGACCGCGATCTGATGAGGCGATACGGTTCCGCCACGCCCGAGGCCCTGGTGGCGTCGGCGCTCAAGGAGATCGAGTACCTGGCCGAGGAAGACTTCCATGACATCAAGATCTCGGTAAAGCACTCCCATGTGCCGTCCATGGTGGATTCCTACCGCCTGCTGGCCGACACGGTCGGCTTCCCGCTCCATCTCGGCGTAACCGAGGCGGGGCCTCCACCAGGGGGACTTATCAAGTCGGTGGCCGGCATAGCCACCCTGCTGCTCGAAGGCATCGGCGACACCATCCGCTTCTCGTTGACCGCCGATCCCGTGGAGGAGGCCAAGGCCGGGCGGCAGCTCCTCGAATATCTCGACCTTCGGGAGCGCACCGGGCTCGACCTGATCGCCTGTCCCAGCTGCGGACGAGCGGAGGTCGATGTGCTGGAGGTGGCGCAAGCCGCTCAGGCCAGGCTGGAGGAGGCCAAGCTCCCGATCCAGGTGGCCGTCATGGGCTGCGTGGTGAACGGGCCCGGAGAGGCACGAGAGGCCGACCTGGGGATCGCTGCCGGTCGGGGCCGGGGGCACCTGTTCATCAAGGGCAAGGTGGTGAGGGTGGTTCCGGAGACCGAGATGGTGGAAGCCCTGCTCGACGAGGCCCGCAAGCTGGTCGCCGAGGGCGTCGAGGCTCGGATAGCCGCCGCCGACGATCGGGCCGCCGACCTGGCCGCCCAGGACCGGCAGGTGTTGATCG